The following proteins are encoded in a genomic region of Mahella australiensis 50-1 BON:
- a CDS encoding carbohydrate ABC transporter permease: MAANVMPSIKTSFKTRMSNAWLEAKKNKISYIFLAPYAIIFAIFTIVPVLTSIGLSFTYYNILEPPKWVGFQNYINLLLDDEVFLIAIKNTFIFAAITGPIGYFAALFFAWMINELPPKIRAIMVVIFYAPTISGQAYVVWNTLFSGDAYGYINGLLINLGIIYEPIQWLTDPAYMKTAAIIVVLWMSLGTGFLAFVAGLQGIDNTLYEAGYVDGIQNRWQELWYITLPSMKPQLLFGAVMSITSSFAIHEVLVPLVGFPSTDYAAHTVVSHLVDYGNIRFEMGYASAIATLLFIAMVGTNQIVQRLLRKVGS, encoded by the coding sequence ATGGCTGCTAATGTTATGCCTAGCATAAAGACCTCGTTTAAAACCAGGATGAGCAATGCGTGGTTAGAGGCGAAGAAAAATAAAATTTCATATATATTTCTCGCACCATATGCAATAATATTTGCTATATTTACTATAGTACCAGTGCTAACTTCTATCGGTTTGAGTTTCACTTATTATAATATACTTGAGCCACCCAAATGGGTTGGATTTCAGAATTACATAAATTTGCTTTTGGATGATGAAGTATTTTTAATAGCTATTAAAAATACATTTATATTTGCAGCTATAACCGGGCCCATAGGATATTTCGCCGCCCTGTTTTTCGCATGGATGATAAATGAGCTCCCACCCAAGATAAGGGCGATAATGGTAGTGATATTCTATGCCCCTACCATCTCTGGGCAGGCATATGTGGTGTGGAATACATTATTCAGCGGAGATGCTTATGGTTATATAAATGGCTTACTTATCAATTTGGGCATTATATATGAGCCAATTCAGTGGCTTACCGATCCAGCATATATGAAAACAGCTGCTATAATAGTAGTACTATGGATGAGCTTGGGAACAGGCTTTTTGGCATTTGTAGCAGGGCTGCAAGGGATAGATAATACACTTTATGAGGCAGGATATGTAGATGGTATTCAAAACAGGTGGCAAGAATTATGGTATATAACGTTGCCTTCTATGAAACCACAGCTACTGTTCGGTGCTGTGATGTCCATTACGTCATCATTTGCCATACACGAAGTGTTAGTACCGTTAGTCGGTTTTCCGAGCACGGACTATGCTGCGCACACTGTAGTATCACATTTGGTAGACTATGGGAATATAAGATTCGAGATGGGGTATGCCTCAGCTATAGCTACGTTGCTATTTATAGCGATGGTGGGCACTAACCAAATAGTCCAGCGACTATTAAGAAAGGTAGGTAGCTGA
- a CDS encoding carbohydrate ABC transporter permease yields the protein MAKIKVKARQRKPNRSLGGDITNIVILVLFGLFFAMPLIYAISNAFKPLDEIFLFPPRFFVRNPSLENFQDLFILMQQSWVPFSRYILNTVFITAVGTVGHVIIASMAAYVLAKHKFPGRILFFNIVVLSLMFSYHVTAIPSYLTMSFLGWIDTYYAIIVPQLAYSLGLFLMKQFMEQIPDSLLEAARIDGASEFRVFWQIAMPTVKPAWLTLVIFVFQNLWNTTGGTYIYREELKTLPYALQQILAGGIARAGVAAAVALLMMSVPIMLFILTQSNIIQTMTTSGIKE from the coding sequence ATGGCTAAAATAAAGGTCAAAGCAAGGCAAAGGAAACCTAATCGCTCTCTGGGCGGCGATATAACAAATATAGTGATACTGGTGTTGTTCGGCTTATTTTTTGCCATGCCGCTGATATATGCCATATCCAATGCTTTTAAGCCTTTGGACGAAATATTTCTGTTTCCGCCGCGTTTTTTTGTAAGGAATCCTTCTCTGGAAAATTTTCAAGATCTATTTATATTGATGCAACAATCATGGGTTCCTTTTTCCAGGTATATATTGAATACCGTATTTATAACGGCTGTAGGAACTGTTGGCCACGTGATAATAGCATCTATGGCGGCTTATGTCTTGGCAAAGCATAAATTCCCAGGTAGGATTCTATTTTTCAATATAGTAGTACTGTCGCTCATGTTTTCTTACCACGTTACTGCTATACCGAGCTACCTTACCATGTCGTTTTTGGGTTGGATAGATACCTATTATGCCATAATAGTACCTCAACTGGCATATTCCCTCGGCTTATTTTTGATGAAGCAATTCATGGAACAGATACCCGATTCCCTGTTAGAAGCGGCTAGGATAGACGGTGCCAGTGAATTCCGTGTATTCTGGCAGATAGCTATGCCTACGGTTAAACCGGCATGGCTCACGCTGGTTATATTTGTATTTCAAAACTTATGGAATACGACGGGCGGCACCTATATATACAGAGAAGAGTTAAAAACGCTACCTTATGCATTGCAACAGATACTGGCGGGTGGTATAGCAAGGGCAGGCGTAGCAGCTGCTGTGGCTTTGCTTATGATGAGCGTTCCTATAATGCTATTTATACTGACGCAGAGCAATATAATTCAGACTATGACCACATCGGGTATAAAGGAATGA
- a CDS encoding YIP1 family protein, whose amino-acid sequence MTRKMCVLLIAIICLSIIFPGFASATPPYESYTYDYWGNVLYAPHAYLPDRVIDGSSLGIGNFNTPGDLFVSKDGKIYIADSGNNRIIIADSNWNILNELKTFEHDGKNDTFKNPQGLYVTEEGHIYIADTDNGRLIEFGPSGEFIREIGAPEADIIPADFIYKPMKIVLDKAKRIYVIAQNVNQGIIELNADGTFQGYMGASRVTPNMVDYIWKMISTREQRAGMVLFVPTEYNNIYIDDEGFLYVTTSALSDADIQNAINSRSTDDRVAPIRRLNLTGTDVLRRRGFFPPVGDIRFPYIGSVRGPSTLVDVSVDSASGIYSVLDRKRGRVFTYDDDGNILYIFGGIGEQAGTFKSPTAIERIGNQILVLDSKLNSVTVFSITEYGSLINEALSLHHKGEYDKAADRWQQVLHYNSNYELAYIGLGKSLLRQDRFAEAMENFKLGNKRDLYSKAFQYYRKEMVEQSFSWIVGGIVLAIIAIWLISKYRNKIFKKGNKLLDSLGYSFHVIFHPFDGFWDLKHEKRGNLPVAFIMIILLIVTFVLRRQLTGFAFNTNNPRTLNIFTEIVSVVIPYGLWCIANWCLTTLMDGEGSFTDIVIATAYATVPLVLINLPLIPLSHIITVEEGAFYTFFAQLAVFWCGLLIVLGTMVTHQYTMGKTIGTSVLTIVGMGIIIFIGLLVFDLLQQMITFVYTIYREIAFRI is encoded by the coding sequence ATGACGAGAAAAATGTGTGTTTTATTAATTGCGATAATATGTTTATCGATAATTTTCCCTGGTTTTGCTTCTGCAACTCCACCATATGAAAGTTACACGTATGATTATTGGGGAAATGTTTTATACGCTCCTCACGCATATCTTCCCGACAGAGTGATAGACGGGTCAAGCTTAGGTATAGGGAATTTTAATACACCGGGAGATTTATTTGTTAGTAAAGACGGCAAGATATATATAGCCGATTCAGGGAATAACCGGATAATTATAGCTGATAGTAATTGGAACATATTAAATGAACTGAAGACATTCGAGCATGATGGCAAAAACGATACATTTAAAAACCCTCAAGGCTTATATGTTACCGAAGAAGGGCATATATATATTGCGGATACCGACAACGGGCGGTTAATAGAGTTCGGGCCTTCAGGGGAGTTTATAAGGGAGATAGGCGCACCTGAAGCGGATATAATACCTGCCGATTTCATTTATAAACCTATGAAGATTGTGTTGGATAAGGCCAAGAGGATATATGTTATAGCTCAGAATGTTAACCAAGGTATAATAGAGCTAAATGCCGATGGTACGTTTCAGGGGTATATGGGTGCCAGCAGGGTAACGCCTAATATGGTCGACTATATATGGAAGATGATATCGACCCGGGAGCAACGTGCCGGAATGGTTTTGTTTGTACCTACAGAATACAATAATATTTATATAGATGATGAAGGATTTTTATATGTTACCACAAGCGCTTTAAGCGATGCGGATATACAGAATGCGATTAATTCGAGGAGTACAGATGATAGAGTTGCGCCTATAAGACGCTTAAATCTCACCGGTACCGACGTGTTGAGAAGGCGCGGTTTTTTCCCGCCGGTAGGAGATATAAGATTCCCGTATATAGGATCAGTGAGAGGACCTTCTACATTGGTCGATGTGTCGGTAGACAGTGCTAGCGGTATATATAGTGTTTTAGATAGAAAAAGAGGGCGTGTATTTACATATGATGATGATGGTAATATCCTCTATATTTTCGGAGGCATAGGGGAACAGGCAGGAACATTTAAAAGTCCGACAGCTATTGAAAGAATAGGGAATCAAATATTGGTATTGGATTCCAAGCTAAACAGCGTAACGGTATTTTCCATAACGGAATATGGTTCCCTTATAAATGAGGCCCTTTCTCTACACCACAAAGGCGAATACGATAAAGCAGCCGATCGATGGCAACAGGTTCTCCACTATAATTCTAATTATGAATTGGCTTATATAGGTCTCGGTAAATCGTTGCTAAGGCAAGACCGCTTTGCTGAAGCTATGGAGAATTTTAAATTGGGCAATAAGCGAGACCTTTATTCCAAAGCATTCCAGTACTATAGAAAAGAAATGGTCGAACAAAGCTTTAGTTGGATAGTAGGGGGAATAGTACTTGCTATAATAGCCATATGGCTCATATCAAAATATAGAAATAAGATATTCAAAAAGGGCAATAAACTTCTGGATAGCCTTGGTTATTCGTTTCATGTGATATTCCACCCATTTGACGGATTCTGGGATCTAAAACATGAGAAAAGAGGAAACTTGCCGGTTGCTTTTATAATGATCATACTGCTTATAGTGACCTTTGTTTTAAGAAGACAGCTTACCGGCTTTGCGTTTAATACTAATAATCCCAGAACGCTTAATATATTTACTGAAATAGTTAGTGTTGTAATACCGTATGGGCTTTGGTGCATAGCTAATTGGTGTCTTACAACATTGATGGATGGAGAAGGCAGCTTTACTGACATCGTTATAGCCACAGCTTATGCGACGGTGCCACTTGTATTGATAAACTTGCCGCTTATACCACTTAGCCACATCATAACGGTTGAGGAAGGGGCTTTCTATACATTTTTTGCTCAGCTTGCTGTGTTCTGGTGTGGACTGCTTATAGTGCTTGGTACTATGGTTACACATCAATACACTATGGGTAAAACCATAGGAACATCAGTGCTTACAATTGTAGGCATGGGCATTATAATATTTATCGGATTATTGGTGTTTGACTTACTCCAACAAATGATAACCTTTGTATATACAATATACAGAGAAATAGCGTTTAGAATCTAA
- the istB gene encoding IS21-like element helper ATPase IstB, translating to MSEINPKKELIRLYAKQLRLPTIAKYEPIMRHATEDGMGYEDFLCELLANEVATRQENQLKRRIKAAGFPLAKSLDEFDFKALEHVEEALVWQLATGDFVANRENVIMIGNPGTGKTHLAIGLGMRICKAGYKVRFYTAAQLANELAEAQEYHRLSKIEKQLSKIDLLILDELSYLSFNKHHSELLFQVLSERSERASVMITTNLEFSRWVEFFQDTVLTAALVDRLTFRAHILNMNGTSYRFKQQAAAQRG from the coding sequence ATGAGTGAGATAAATCCCAAAAAGGAACTTATACGCCTATATGCCAAGCAGCTTCGCCTGCCTACCATAGCCAAATACGAACCGATTATGCGTCACGCCACAGAGGACGGCATGGGCTATGAGGATTTCTTATGCGAGTTATTGGCCAACGAGGTGGCTACACGACAGGAAAATCAGCTAAAGCGCAGGATTAAAGCAGCAGGCTTTCCACTCGCTAAATCGCTGGATGAGTTTGATTTCAAAGCGTTGGAGCATGTCGAAGAAGCACTGGTCTGGCAGCTGGCTACAGGTGATTTTGTAGCAAATCGGGAGAATGTCATCATGATAGGCAACCCGGGTACCGGCAAAACCCACTTGGCCATCGGCTTAGGCATGAGAATATGCAAAGCCGGATACAAGGTGAGATTTTACACAGCGGCCCAGTTGGCTAACGAGCTGGCCGAAGCTCAGGAGTACCATCGCTTGAGCAAGATAGAGAAGCAACTGTCTAAAATTGATCTTCTCATACTTGACGAGCTTTCCTACCTGAGCTTCAATAAGCACCATTCGGAGCTTTTGTTTCAGGTTTTATCCGAACGCTCAGAGAGAGCCAGCGTAATGATAACCACTAACTTAGAGTTCTCCCGTTGGGTAGAATTTTTTCAAGATACCGTACTGACAGCAGCGCTGGTAGACCGCTTAACCTTTAGGGCTCACATACTCAATATGAACGGTACATCATACCGGTTCAAGCAGCAAGCAGCAGCCCAGCGAGGATAG
- the istA gene encoding IS21 family transposase, producing the protein MTIEVDLYQEIRQLYAVEHCSQREIARRLGISRNTVKKYCQGACMPGQRKPYQGRIAPVLTTEVIEFIHSCLEQDKQENVKKQQHTAKRIYDRLVEEKGFMGGESTVRQYVQQLRQNVNNAYIPLSFEPGEAVQVDWGAAKVYIKGVKQTVHLFCMRLCFSCDIFVMAFTRENEESFLEGHRAGFEYFGGVARKEIFDNSRLAVKEGWGTHVVKEQQRFMALKAHYAFATEYCNLAEGHEKGLVEGLVGYIRRNVLVPLVHVDSIEELNQIILDRCIKYRSHTIRGRSQTVGKGYETERASLIPLPLYPFDTAIQVTAGVNEFGIVRFDGSQYSVPLHLVGKNVTVKGYGTTVRIYYHNEDVAAYPRSYTANTVQYQLSHYIDLLEKRPRAVLNAKPVKQANIPQEILRWGQRLPAGNRDMVKLLRLVVDYGTERILKEIKALDISSPTIELLRSRLTDSDDNGAVDNVIPFPNDVSVKEVSLNAYDVLLAGGDKNHE; encoded by the coding sequence GTGACAATTGAAGTGGATCTATATCAAGAAATTCGTCAGCTTTATGCTGTAGAGCATTGCTCGCAAAGGGAGATTGCCAGGCGTTTGGGTATCTCACGCAATACTGTCAAAAAGTATTGCCAAGGTGCATGTATGCCAGGGCAACGCAAACCTTACCAAGGAAGGATTGCCCCGGTACTAACCACGGAAGTAATCGAGTTTATCCACTCCTGCTTGGAACAGGATAAACAAGAGAACGTCAAAAAGCAGCAGCATACGGCAAAAAGGATTTATGACCGTTTGGTAGAGGAAAAAGGGTTTATGGGCGGAGAGTCCACTGTAAGGCAGTACGTCCAGCAACTGCGGCAAAACGTCAATAACGCCTATATCCCTTTATCCTTTGAGCCCGGTGAAGCGGTCCAAGTGGATTGGGGAGCGGCTAAGGTATATATAAAAGGCGTAAAACAAACCGTACATTTGTTCTGTATGCGCTTGTGCTTTAGCTGCGATATCTTTGTCATGGCTTTTACCAGGGAAAATGAAGAATCTTTCCTGGAAGGCCATAGAGCCGGTTTTGAATACTTCGGCGGCGTAGCAAGAAAGGAGATATTCGACAATTCCCGGCTTGCTGTAAAAGAAGGCTGGGGTACCCATGTAGTTAAAGAACAGCAGCGCTTTATGGCATTGAAGGCCCATTATGCCTTTGCAACTGAGTACTGCAACCTGGCAGAGGGGCATGAAAAAGGACTGGTAGAAGGCCTGGTAGGATATATACGTCGCAATGTACTGGTACCTCTTGTGCACGTCGATAGCATAGAAGAGCTAAATCAGATAATACTGGATAGATGCATAAAGTACCGCTCGCATACCATAAGGGGCCGTTCCCAAACAGTGGGTAAAGGCTATGAGACCGAACGAGCCAGCTTGATACCGTTGCCCTTATATCCCTTTGATACTGCCATTCAGGTTACTGCCGGTGTAAATGAATTTGGCATAGTGCGTTTTGACGGCAGCCAGTATTCGGTCCCTCTTCATTTGGTGGGCAAGAATGTTACCGTCAAAGGATACGGCACAACGGTCAGGATATATTATCATAATGAGGATGTGGCTGCCTATCCTAGGAGCTATACGGCAAATACTGTTCAGTATCAGTTGAGCCATTACATTGACCTTTTGGAGAAGCGTCCCAGAGCGGTGTTGAATGCTAAACCAGTTAAGCAAGCCAATATACCTCAGGAAATACTGCGATGGGGACAAAGATTGCCGGCAGGTAACCGCGATATGGTGAAACTGCTCAGGCTGGTGGTAGACTATGGCACAGAACGCATACTAAAAGAGATCAAAGCATTGGATATATCATCGCCTACCATTGAGCTTTTAAGGAGCAGATTAACCGATAGCGACGATAATGGTGCCGTGGATAATGTTATACCCTTTCCGAATGATGTATCGGTTAAAGAGGTATCGTTAAACGCTTATGACGTGCTCTTGGCAGGAGGTGATAAGAACCATGAGTGA
- a CDS encoding DUF5696 domain-containing protein, which produces MIVPQAISAERFEQILDKIPSASDKSVLKRRYRLISLKSMKDESERRDALSQYPVLEEHDIYELRPNLNDLVMQQLDEIFRSTGYTIDDLNKDHAENNVPPREANKDIFTIPLEYKLDGEGLIVSVDAKEIKYDTSYPLTQIRVLEFFGAGNAETSGYMLVPDGSGAIINMNNGKNDVRPYMGYLYGNDRAIRREEVFERSEQAYLPLFGIKQGDNALFGIVEEGSAFASIVADVSGRINSYNIACVEFMTLPNDTIDLTAMAGNNVVMAYQPRIYQGAFKIRYSFLSGQDADYVGMAKSYREYLLNKGQLKKAKNGSGLPFYIELIGAIDRIKPVAGVPVRGIEPLTTYDQAIEIIDKMINSGISNIKLKYTGWFNGGIRHSLSNNINLQSQLGGKKDFNKLTSFAADNGVEIYPNVSFEYAYKDKMFDGFSARSDAARFLDREVALVYDFDPATNRYDNTKEPYYIISPTRINPIVSSFLEDYKGLNVNGLSLATMGSDLNSNFRENGLVDREQAKALMVEQMEKLTQKGISLMASGVNDYALPYVAHILNMPMDSSGYNITDESVPFYEIALHGYISYAGEPINLAGDYTRSVLKAAETGAGLYFTWIYGENSLVKDSDYNYLYSVNYEAWLGRAVELYNRMNAVLSDVQDKAIVDHRKLRQDVYKVTFEGGKSIIVNYSDAPVSINDTIIEANNFKVFEGSSSR; this is translated from the coding sequence TTGATAGTTCCTCAGGCTATAAGCGCTGAGAGGTTTGAGCAGATACTAGATAAAATACCTAGTGCTTCGGATAAAAGTGTGCTTAAAAGAAGATATAGGCTGATATCATTGAAAAGTATGAAGGATGAAAGCGAGCGGCGGGATGCTTTATCCCAATACCCTGTGCTGGAAGAACACGATATTTATGAATTAAGGCCAAACCTGAACGACCTTGTGATGCAACAGCTTGACGAAATATTCAGGTCGACAGGTTATACAATAGACGACTTAAATAAAGATCATGCGGAGAATAATGTGCCGCCTAGAGAAGCTAATAAAGATATATTTACAATACCGCTTGAATACAAACTGGACGGTGAAGGGCTTATTGTATCTGTAGATGCAAAAGAAATAAAATATGATACATCGTATCCATTGACCCAAATAAGAGTGCTCGAGTTTTTTGGAGCAGGCAATGCCGAAACGAGCGGGTATATGCTGGTGCCTGACGGTTCAGGTGCGATCATAAACATGAATAATGGTAAGAATGATGTCCGCCCATATATGGGGTATCTGTATGGTAACGATCGGGCTATAAGGCGGGAGGAAGTATTTGAAAGGAGTGAACAGGCATATCTGCCACTGTTTGGCATTAAACAGGGAGATAACGCATTATTCGGTATTGTTGAGGAGGGAAGCGCCTTCGCCTCTATTGTAGCCGATGTGAGCGGTAGAATAAATTCATACAATATCGCTTGTGTTGAATTTATGACATTGCCTAATGATACTATAGATCTGACCGCTATGGCAGGTAATAATGTCGTAATGGCGTATCAGCCCAGAATATATCAAGGGGCTTTTAAAATAAGATACAGTTTTTTATCTGGCCAAGATGCCGATTACGTTGGTATGGCAAAAAGCTATAGGGAATATTTATTGAACAAAGGACAACTCAAGAAAGCAAAAAATGGGTCGGGGTTGCCGTTTTATATTGAACTTATAGGAGCTATAGATAGGATAAAACCAGTAGCTGGCGTGCCAGTAAGAGGTATTGAGCCGCTTACAACCTATGACCAGGCTATAGAGATAATAGACAAAATGATAAATAGCGGTATATCCAACATAAAGTTGAAATATACAGGATGGTTTAATGGGGGTATAAGGCATTCTTTGTCCAATAATATAAATTTGCAATCCCAACTAGGTGGCAAGAAAGATTTTAATAAATTAACAAGCTTTGCCGCCGACAATGGTGTAGAGATTTATCCTAACGTAAGCTTTGAATATGCATATAAAGATAAGATGTTCGATGGTTTTAGCGCCCGTTCTGATGCGGCGCGTTTTCTAGACAGAGAAGTGGCGCTTGTATACGACTTTGATCCGGCTACCAATAGATACGATAATACAAAGGAACCGTATTACATAATAAGCCCGACTAGAATAAATCCCATAGTATCATCTTTTTTAGAAGATTATAAAGGACTAAATGTAAACGGTTTATCGCTTGCTACCATGGGCAGTGATCTTAACTCTAACTTCCGCGAGAATGGATTGGTTGATAGGGAGCAGGCTAAAGCTTTAATGGTGGAACAAATGGAGAAATTGACACAGAAAGGTATAAGCCTTATGGCCAGCGGCGTTAACGATTATGCTTTGCCTTACGTTGCTCATATATTGAATATGCCTATGGATTCTAGCGGCTATAATATTACGGATGAAAGCGTACCGTTTTACGAAATAGCACTCCATGGGTATATATCGTATGCTGGTGAACCTATAAACCTCGCGGGCGATTATACTAGGTCAGTCTTGAAAGCCGCAGAAACTGGAGCGGGGTTATATTTTACCTGGATATATGGCGAGAATTCATTGGTGAAGGATTCGGATTATAACTATTTATATTCGGTCAATTATGAAGCATGGCTCGGCAGAGCAGTGGAATTATATAATCGTATGAATGCAGTGCTTTCTGACGTACAGGATAAGGCTATTGTCGATCATCGAAAACTAAGGCAGGATGTTTATAAGGTTACATTTGAAGGCGGCAAGAGCATTATTGTGAATTATAGTGATGCTCCTGTGTCTATAAATGATACTATTATAGAAGCTAATAATTTTAAGGTGTTTGAAGGGAGCAGTAGCAGATGA
- a CDS encoding carbohydrate ABC transporter permease translates to MNIKSKHRVTLEGKKAITGYMFIAPFLLGLFVFFLYPLVQSIIFSFNDLEVTATGYKLTYVGLNNFRKAFFVDPDFRRVLVEAITQMITDVPLIVIFSFFAATLLNQEFKGRAFARAVFFLPVILTSGVIVAIENSDMLLSMARNSFEEEATTGAAASVVQALELRRLLMQARLDPRFIGYITGAIDNIYQVVTASGVQILVFLAGLQTISPSLYEAAIVEGATGWEKFWKITFPMVSPLILVNVVYSIIDSFTRPTNQVMQMIMDAAFKQSSYGYSSAIAWVYFIAIMLILGVAVGIISKWVFYQE, encoded by the coding sequence ATGAATATTAAATCTAAACATCGAGTAACATTAGAGGGCAAAAAAGCTATAACGGGTTATATGTTTATAGCGCCATTTTTGTTAGGACTATTTGTATTCTTCCTTTATCCGCTGGTACAATCGATAATATTCAGCTTTAATGATCTGGAGGTAACGGCAACTGGTTATAAACTAACCTATGTGGGACTGAACAATTTTAGAAAGGCGTTTTTCGTAGATCCGGATTTCAGAAGGGTACTTGTAGAAGCTATAACTCAGATGATAACCGATGTGCCCCTCATAGTTATATTTAGTTTCTTTGCTGCTACCTTACTCAATCAAGAATTCAAAGGGAGAGCTTTTGCTAGAGCGGTGTTCTTTTTACCTGTCATATTGACATCCGGTGTAATAGTAGCGATTGAAAACAGCGATATGTTGCTGAGCATGGCGAGAAACAGTTTCGAAGAAGAAGCTACCACTGGTGCGGCTGCTTCTGTGGTACAGGCGTTAGAACTAAGGCGCCTGCTTATGCAAGCGCGACTAGACCCGCGATTTATAGGTTATATAACCGGTGCTATAGATAATATATACCAGGTGGTAACGGCGTCAGGCGTTCAAATATTGGTGTTTTTGGCTGGACTGCAAACCATATCTCCGTCGCTTTATGAAGCGGCTATAGTAGAAGGGGCCACAGGATGGGAAAAATTCTGGAAGATTACCTTTCCGATGGTAAGTCCACTTATATTGGTCAATGTGGTTTATTCCATAATAGACTCATTTACAAGGCCTACCAATCAAGTGATGCAGATGATTATGGATGCAGCTTTTAAGCAATCGTCATATGGTTATAGTTCGGCAATTGCATGGGTATACTTCATAGCTATAATGCTTATTTTAGGTGTAGCCGTAGGTATAATATCTAAATGGGTATTCTATCAAGAATAA
- a CDS encoding carbohydrate ABC transporter permease translates to MSSIAMEQRDATIARKTKHSYFSVYRLRQLMWSIVRMILVIGICFVILYPLIVKFSISIMKEKDLYDITVRYVPKHFTFENYQTAWTYMRYPEAFMNSVKLSLLTSLVQLISCTLIGYGFARFNFPLKNLLFGLVIVILVVPPQTIMIPLFLHFRFFDIFGIISALTGKTLNLLDTYWPFVLLSATGMGLKNGLYIYIMRQHFRGAPKDLEEAAYIDGAGAFKTFYRVMLPGAIPMMVTVFLFSFVWQWTDTFYSSLFLQRLWVLPTALSSLVPNVSQAYSSAQLGMMVYLSPAYSSMLNNTGSILVIIPLIIIYLFAQRYFVESIERSGLTGM, encoded by the coding sequence ATGAGTTCTATAGCGATGGAACAGCGGGATGCGACAATAGCAAGAAAGACCAAGCACAGTTATTTTTCTGTATACAGATTGCGTCAATTGATGTGGTCTATAGTAAGGATGATTTTGGTTATAGGGATATGCTTTGTCATATTATATCCGCTTATAGTAAAATTTTCTATATCAATAATGAAAGAAAAGGATCTTTATGACATAACAGTACGGTATGTACCGAAACATTTTACATTCGAGAACTATCAGACTGCATGGACGTATATGAGATATCCTGAAGCATTTATGAACTCGGTAAAGTTATCTCTGTTGACCAGCTTGGTACAGCTCATATCGTGTACATTGATAGGTTATGGTTTTGCAAGATTTAATTTTCCATTAAAGAATTTACTTTTTGGTCTGGTTATAGTCATACTGGTGGTACCGCCACAGACTATAATGATACCGTTATTTCTACATTTCAGATTTTTTGACATATTCGGTATTATATCTGCTTTGACAGGCAAAACTCTAAACCTCTTGGATACGTACTGGCCGTTTGTTTTGCTATCGGCTACCGGTATGGGCCTAAAAAACGGCTTATACATATATATAATGCGTCAGCATTTTAGAGGAGCGCCTAAAGATCTCGAAGAAGCGGCATATATAGATGGGGCTGGCGCCTTTAAGACGTTTTATAGGGTTATGTTGCCAGGAGCCATACCGATGATGGTTACGGTATTTCTGTTTTCTTTTGTATGGCAATGGACAGATACTTTTTATTCCTCCTTGTTTTTACAGAGGCTATGGGTATTACCTACTGCGCTGAGTTCGCTGGTACCTAATGTGTCGCAAGCTTACTCATCGGCACAACTGGGTATGATGGTGTATTTAAGCCCGGCTTATTCGTCTATGCTCAACAATACAGGTA